Proteins encoded within one genomic window of Geotalea daltonii FRC-32:
- the murI gene encoding glutamate racemase, which translates to MAWKAIGVFDSGVGGLTVLKEIMKVLPQEDTIYLGDTARVPYGTKSPETVVRYSRQITSFLVSRDIKMLVVACNTASAVSLTALKKEFSIPIVGVIEPGARRAAAVTRSGKVGVIGTAGTIKSSAYAKAIKRINPGIEVVTRACPLFVPLAEEGWIDNEIARLTAQTYLKGLKEESVDTLVLGCTHYPILKGIIAEVMGDGVTLVDSAEETAFTVAEILGKKSLLRPTSEKGNHHFFVTDVPAGFIRVGSRFLGERLGDVYQVNLDDEAHEEEQAGEDKQTAP; encoded by the coding sequence GTGGCTTGGAAAGCTATCGGCGTATTTGATTCGGGTGTAGGAGGACTGACGGTCCTCAAAGAAATCATGAAGGTCCTTCCCCAGGAAGACACAATTTACCTCGGTGATACGGCCCGCGTTCCCTATGGGACCAAATCCCCGGAGACCGTTGTCCGTTACTCGCGCCAGATCACCTCTTTTCTCGTCAGCCGCGACATCAAAATGCTGGTCGTTGCCTGCAATACTGCTTCTGCCGTATCCCTGACCGCATTGAAAAAAGAGTTTTCCATTCCCATTGTCGGGGTGATCGAGCCTGGCGCCCGGCGTGCCGCCGCCGTTACCCGCAGCGGCAAGGTAGGGGTTATCGGTACGGCAGGAACTATCAAAAGCAGCGCCTATGCCAAGGCGATCAAGCGCATCAATCCCGGGATAGAGGTGGTGACCAGGGCCTGTCCGCTGTTCGTACCGCTGGCCGAAGAGGGGTGGATCGATAACGAAATTGCCCGGCTAACCGCACAAACCTATCTCAAGGGGCTTAAAGAAGAGTCTGTCGACACCCTGGTCCTTGGCTGCACCCATTATCCCATTCTCAAGGGGATCATTGCCGAGGTCATGGGCGATGGGGTCACGCTTGTGGACTCTGCCGAGGAAACCGCCTTTACCGTGGCTGAGATACTGGGCAAAAAGTCGCTGCTGCGTCCTACCTCTGAAAAGGGCAACCACCATTTCTTTGTTACCGATGTTCCGGCCGGATTCATCCGCGTTGGCAGCCGCTTTCTCGGCGAACGCCTTGGCGATGTATATCAAGTGAACCTGGACGATGAAGCCCATGAAGAGGAGCAGGCCGGTGAAGACAAACAGACAGCCCCGTAA
- a CDS encoding GerMN domain-containing protein: MKTNRQPRKGMRFIIIAFLVFAAIVGALVAKKYHISTRPQVPPPAEQAGTILVTLFFADESGDGLVREGREIEAGSDPAESIEAVVGELISGPVGDHGPVLPDSTQVRKVEVRGDQVTVDFGREFYDDLPAGSSAEMTAIYAVIDTIAVNFPQVKKVLFLKEGQQVETAKGHLDLRQSLSPDFSLEKKQ, encoded by the coding sequence GTGAAGACAAACAGACAGCCCCGTAAAGGGATGAGGTTCATTATCATCGCCTTCCTGGTTTTCGCCGCAATTGTCGGCGCTCTGGTGGCGAAAAAATATCACATCAGCACAAGACCTCAGGTGCCCCCTCCGGCGGAACAAGCCGGGACTATCCTGGTAACGCTGTTCTTTGCCGATGAAAGTGGGGACGGCTTGGTGCGGGAAGGGCGCGAAATAGAGGCAGGCTCCGATCCTGCCGAGTCCATAGAGGCTGTTGTCGGTGAGCTGATCAGTGGCCCTGTGGGAGACCATGGACCGGTTTTGCCGGACAGTACCCAGGTGCGCAAGGTTGAAGTACGGGGAGACCAGGTGACCGTGGATTTCGGCAGGGAATTTTACGACGATCTGCCTGCCGGAAGCTCAGCCGAGATGACGGCCATTTATGCCGTCATCGACACCATTGCCGTCAATTTCCCCCAGGTGAAAAAAGTGCTCTTTCTCAAGGAAGGCCAGCAGGTGGAAACCGCAAAGGGGCACCTGGACCTGCGCCAATCCCTTTCCCCCGACTTCAGCCTGGAAAAAAAACAGTGA
- a CDS encoding homocysteine S-methyltransferase family protein, whose product MKQPFLQSIKDRVLVLDGAMGTMLQQRGLKAGQSPEELNLTLPEVVAGVHQEYLDAGADIIVTNTFGGSREKLSHYGLEGKLAEINARGVEIARQVAGARAYVAASMGPTGKFVEPVGDMTFDRMAAQFREQAEALVGAGADLITLETFLDIKEIRAAIIAIREVSAEIPIIAMLTFDDKGRTVLGTPPEAAAITLEAVGADIIGSNCGLGVEGIYEILSAMRRVTSLPLISQANAGLPVLKEGKTIFPATPDEMTAYHDRMLQLGVRIIGGCCGTTPAHIGAMKDALAGKNQSLPDIASSGGTTWLSSRGGHAALGNGRPVAIIGERINPTGKKAFAAELREGKVSYIRREAMEQVVAGATLLDVNVGAPGIDEPAAMEQAVFCAAGAASVPLVLDSSNPEALERGLKSADGKVLINSVNGEEKSLGRILPLAKKYGAAVIGLTLDENGIPETAEARTAIAAKIANRAVSLGIRRNDVIIDCLTLAVSAEQKRALETLEAIRRVKGQLGLSTVLGVSNISFGLPCRPLISSAFFAMAMEAGLDAAIINPKEQAMMDVWRSVMVLLNRDANAATYIDAYKGAVAASAGQVEAAPQDIRGILARAVIDGDVENIVVHVEAALAQGLSPLEISNNGLLPGLEEVGRRFEKNIVFLPQVMLSAETMKTAFSRLKQEMQGMKLESSGRILMATVEGDIHDIGKNIVCTLLENHGFEVIDLGKNVPAARIVAEAKAHDVDAVGLSALMTTTMSEMETVVQQLRTAGVKTFTMVGGAVLTQDYAIEIGADIYAKDAMEAVSKIKAIIGKIKRS is encoded by the coding sequence ATGAAACAGCCTTTCTTGCAGTCCATAAAAGACCGGGTGCTGGTGCTGGACGGAGCCATGGGGACCATGCTTCAGCAGCGGGGGCTCAAGGCTGGGCAATCGCCTGAAGAGCTGAATCTTACCCTGCCGGAGGTGGTGGCAGGGGTTCACCAGGAATATCTTGATGCCGGTGCCGACATCATCGTCACCAATACTTTCGGCGGCAGCAGGGAAAAGCTCTCCCATTACGGGCTTGAGGGCAAACTGGCAGAAATCAATGCCAGGGGGGTGGAAATTGCCCGCCAGGTTGCCGGGGCCCGGGCGTACGTAGCTGCCTCCATGGGGCCTACCGGCAAGTTTGTGGAACCGGTAGGTGATATGACCTTCGACCGGATGGCCGCCCAGTTTCGCGAGCAGGCTGAGGCCCTGGTGGGAGCCGGCGCCGATCTCATCACCCTGGAGACTTTCCTGGACATCAAGGAGATTCGTGCTGCGATCATCGCCATCCGGGAGGTTTCGGCCGAAATACCCATCATTGCCATGCTTACCTTCGATGATAAGGGCCGCACCGTCCTGGGTACGCCCCCCGAGGCTGCCGCCATAACCCTGGAGGCGGTGGGTGCCGACATCATCGGCTCCAATTGCGGCCTGGGTGTTGAGGGCATCTATGAAATCCTCTCTGCCATGCGCCGTGTTACCAGCCTCCCCCTGATCTCGCAGGCCAATGCAGGGCTGCCGGTGCTGAAGGAAGGAAAGACCATTTTCCCGGCCACGCCTGACGAAATGACAGCCTACCATGACCGGATGCTCCAACTGGGGGTGCGGATCATCGGTGGCTGCTGCGGTACAACTCCCGCCCACATCGGTGCCATGAAGGATGCTCTGGCGGGAAAGAATCAGTCTCTGCCGGACATTGCTTCCTCAGGGGGAACTACCTGGCTTTCCAGCCGCGGCGGCCATGCTGCCCTCGGCAACGGCCGGCCAGTCGCCATCATCGGCGAGCGGATCAATCCAACCGGCAAGAAAGCGTTTGCTGCCGAGTTGCGGGAGGGGAAGGTTTCTTACATCCGCCGCGAAGCCATGGAGCAGGTGGTTGCCGGGGCGACACTGCTTGATGTCAATGTTGGCGCGCCCGGTATCGACGAACCGGCGGCTATGGAACAGGCCGTTTTCTGCGCCGCGGGGGCTGCCTCCGTTCCGCTGGTCCTTGACTCCTCCAACCCGGAAGCGCTGGAGCGGGGCCTCAAGTCCGCCGACGGCAAGGTGCTGATAAATTCCGTCAATGGCGAAGAGAAGAGCCTGGGGCGCATCCTGCCGTTGGCGAAAAAATATGGTGCGGCTGTTATCGGTCTCACCCTCGATGAGAACGGTATTCCCGAAACTGCCGAAGCCCGGACCGCCATTGCGGCAAAGATAGCCAACAGAGCAGTTTCACTGGGGATCAGGAGAAACGATGTGATCATCGACTGTCTGACGCTGGCTGTCAGCGCCGAGCAGAAACGGGCCTTGGAGACCCTTGAAGCCATCCGCCGGGTCAAGGGACAACTCGGGCTCAGTACGGTGCTCGGCGTGAGCAATATCTCCTTTGGCCTGCCGTGCCGGCCCCTGATATCCTCGGCCTTTTTCGCCATGGCCATGGAGGCCGGTCTCGATGCCGCTATTATCAACCCGAAGGAACAGGCAATGATGGACGTCTGGCGTTCAGTAATGGTGCTTCTCAACAGGGATGCCAATGCTGCCACCTATATCGATGCCTATAAAGGAGCAGTTGCGGCAAGCGCCGGGCAGGTTGAGGCCGCCCCCCAGGACATTCGAGGTATTCTGGCCAGGGCGGTCATTGACGGCGATGTGGAAAATATCGTCGTCCACGTGGAGGCTGCCCTTGCCCAGGGTTTAAGCCCGCTGGAGATCAGCAACAATGGCTTATTGCCGGGGTTGGAGGAGGTAGGGCGCCGTTTTGAGAAGAACATTGTCTTTCTTCCCCAGGTAATGCTCTCTGCGGAGACCATGAAGACCGCTTTTTCCCGGCTGAAGCAGGAAATGCAGGGGATGAAGCTCGAGAGCTCGGGCAGGATACTCATGGCTACCGTGGAAGGGGATATCCATGACATCGGCAAGAATATTGTCTGCACCCTCCTTGAAAACCACGGTTTTGAAGTCATCGACCTGGGCAAGAATGTTCCTGCGGCACGCATCGTCGCCGAAGCCAAGGCCCATGATGTGGATGCGGTCGGCCTTTCCGCCCTGATGACCACGACCATGTCCGAAATGGAGACCGTTGTGCAGCAATTGCGGACGGCGGGAGTGAAAACCTTCACCATGGTGGGAGGGGCTGTCCTGACCCAGGATTACGCCATTGAAATCGGTGCGGATATTTATGCCAAGGATGCCATGGAGGCCGTGTCAAAGATCAAGGCGATAATTGGGAAAATCAAGCGGAGCTGA
- a CDS encoding transketolase produces the protein MNDRKTQLEEQARQLRISIVRALHRSQSGHTGGSLSAIDMVTALYFYKMRHNPAEPTWQGRDRFVLSKGHAAPALYAALSEAGYFPKEDMMTLRRLGSHLQGHPDSKGTPGVDVCTGSLGQGLSMANGMALGLKADGKDNRVYAILGDGELQEGQVWEAAMAAAHYKLDNLCAMVDANNLQIDGEVSRVMNVAPITDKFRAFGWHVLDIDGHDMGAIMEALDAAETVKGQPTVIVARTVKGKGVSFFENKASYHGVPPSDEELPRALECLGSFCE, from the coding sequence GTGAACGATCGCAAAACACAACTGGAAGAACAGGCCAGGCAACTCCGCATTTCCATTGTCAGGGCACTGCACAGATCCCAATCCGGCCACACCGGCGGATCCCTGTCAGCCATCGACATGGTCACAGCCCTTTATTTTTACAAGATGCGCCACAATCCCGCCGAGCCGACCTGGCAGGGGAGGGACCGTTTCGTCCTCAGCAAGGGGCATGCTGCTCCTGCCCTCTATGCGGCGCTTTCCGAAGCGGGGTATTTCCCGAAAGAGGATATGATGACGCTGCGCCGCCTTGGCAGCCACCTGCAGGGGCACCCGGACAGCAAGGGGACTCCCGGAGTGGACGTGTGCACCGGTTCCCTGGGACAGGGCTTGTCAATGGCTAACGGTATGGCCCTTGGCCTTAAAGCCGATGGCAAGGACAACAGGGTCTATGCCATCCTCGGCGACGGTGAATTGCAGGAGGGGCAGGTATGGGAAGCGGCAATGGCTGCGGCCCATTACAAGCTGGACAACCTCTGTGCCATGGTCGACGCCAATAACCTGCAGATCGACGGCGAGGTGAGCCGGGTGATGAACGTTGCCCCGATCACCGACAAATTTCGGGCTTTCGGCTGGCATGTGCTCGATATCGACGGCCATGACATGGGGGCAATCATGGAGGCCCTCGATGCTGCCGAAACGGTCAAGGGACAGCCGACGGTAATTGTTGCCCGCACGGTAAAAGGAAAAGGGGTGTCCTTTTTCGAAAACAAGGCTTCCTATCATGGCGTTCCTCCCAGTGACGAAGAACTGCCGCGGGCGCTGGAATGTCTTGGCAGCTTCTGCGAATAA
- a CDS encoding transketolase family protein codes for MSKMIATRDAYGEVLAELGEENKDIVALDADLSGSTKTGVFAKKFPERFFNMGIAEANMVGTAAGLAAVGKIPFLSTFAIFAAGRGWEQIRQSAAYPKANVKVVATHGGVTVGEDGGSHQSIEDIAIMRAIPNMTVVVPADGVETKGAIRAAAAAKGPFYIRLGRNKVQTIFPEDHVFQIGKGSELASGSDMTFITTGLMTAQALAAAEQLKKEGVSARVVHIGTVKPLDREIVIKAARETGAIVTAEEHSIIGGLGGAVAELLAETCPTPVKRVGINDRFGTSGKAEELLKYFGLMPEDLVEAAKEVLARK; via the coding sequence ATGAGTAAGATGATTGCCACCAGGGATGCATACGGTGAGGTTCTTGCGGAACTGGGCGAGGAAAATAAAGATATAGTTGCCCTGGATGCTGATCTTTCCGGTTCGACAAAAACCGGGGTGTTTGCCAAGAAGTTTCCGGAGCGATTCTTCAATATGGGCATTGCCGAAGCGAACATGGTCGGAACGGCAGCAGGCCTGGCTGCGGTGGGAAAAATTCCATTTCTTTCCACCTTTGCCATCTTTGCTGCCGGTCGTGGCTGGGAGCAGATTCGCCAGTCAGCCGCTTATCCGAAGGCCAATGTCAAGGTCGTTGCCACCCACGGCGGCGTTACGGTTGGTGAGGACGGCGGATCCCATCAGTCCATCGAGGACATCGCCATCATGCGTGCCATTCCCAATATGACAGTGGTAGTCCCTGCCGACGGAGTTGAGACCAAAGGGGCAATCCGGGCGGCAGCCGCTGCCAAAGGGCCTTTCTACATCAGGCTCGGCCGCAACAAGGTTCAGACCATTTTCCCTGAAGACCATGTTTTCCAGATCGGCAAAGGGAGTGAACTTGCCTCGGGCAGCGACATGACCTTCATCACGACCGGCCTCATGACCGCCCAGGCGCTGGCCGCTGCTGAACAGCTGAAGAAAGAGGGAGTCTCCGCCCGTGTCGTCCACATTGGCACCGTAAAGCCACTTGACCGGGAGATCGTTATCAAGGCTGCCCGGGAAACCGGTGCCATTGTCACCGCCGAAGAGCACTCCATCATCGGCGGACTGGGGGGAGCCGTTGCCGAACTGCTGGCGGAGACCTGCCCGACACCGGTGAAGCGGGTAGGCATCAATGACCGTTTCGGCACCTCCGGCAAGGCGGAAGAACTGCTCAAATACTTCGGCCTTATGCCCGAAGATCTTGTGGAAGCAGCAAAGGAAGTACTCGCGAGGAAATAA
- a CDS encoding type II secretion system protein, giving the protein MFLHPLKSSAGFTYLAALMIVIIMGIMLGVAGQSWKMIMDREREAELLWVGTQYREAMLHWRNFRHGEGAMPLGDIKHLAQDPRSLQNVKHLRKLYPDPITGKEWKIIKDPQKGILGIASSSDKEPIKQANFPADYTQFEGKKKYSEWEFRWDVIPPKKAATTTISGLQTSTSPVKTSPGP; this is encoded by the coding sequence ATGTTCCTGCACCCGCTCAAATCTTCTGCCGGATTCACCTACCTTGCCGCCCTGATGATCGTCATCATCATGGGCATCATGCTGGGGGTGGCGGGGCAGTCGTGGAAGATGATCATGGACCGGGAGCGGGAAGCGGAGCTTTTGTGGGTGGGGACGCAATATCGGGAAGCCATGCTGCACTGGCGCAATTTTCGTCACGGCGAGGGGGCAATGCCCTTGGGTGATATCAAGCATCTAGCACAAGATCCTCGATCTCTACAGAATGTTAAGCATCTGCGCAAACTTTACCCTGATCCTATTACCGGAAAAGAGTGGAAAATAATAAAGGATCCCCAAAAGGGTATTCTTGGGATCGCCAGTTCCAGTGATAAGGAACCCATTAAGCAGGCTAATTTCCCTGCAGATTACACCCAGTTCGAAGGGAAAAAGAAATACAGTGAATGGGAGTTCCGGTGGGATGTCATCCCGCCTAAAAAGGCTGCAACAACGACTATCAGCGGCTTACAGACCTCCACATCACCGGTAAAAACATCACCAGGACCTTGA
- a CDS encoding ATP-binding protein, with protein MIFKSLTTRVIVISILLLVFGISTFAFVTLRREQMQLINAARESSELLLNTIERSTYNSMRIGNTEDVQTILELVGQNQKLLSVRIFHPHGVVLKSSRPSEVGKPVDDRDYQLFINNRKDGVFYLEGHGEVLGMLKPIYNDEPCHVCHGHKSRIIGLLNVNYSLVETRKRIMDASKLFVFSTIAIISFLSLAISMVMVKFVKKPLHLLAENMARVEQGDLSVRMKPDGKDEIGRLIVSFDSMVDRLDTAKQELDQYHFQQMERADRLASVGEMAAGIAHEIKNPLTGIAAAITIIKEDFAPSDSRTTIVDEVLEQIKRLDKTVNDLLFFGKPAQPEPAFTDINSTIRKTLKFASQHRGSKNIEKKLELQEDLPPVYVDPKQIQQVLLNLILNAMQAMHDGGTLTIRSAFEKKEQDWVLIMVKDTGQGIPAQILEKIFTPFFTTKAQGTGLGLAICHKLVSQHNGTLTVSSEDGKGTEFIVSLPALSLQFPENQALETAAAI; from the coding sequence TTGATCTTTAAGAGCCTCACCACACGGGTAATAGTCATCTCCATCCTGCTGCTCGTCTTCGGCATCAGCACCTTTGCCTTCGTCACCCTGCGCCGTGAGCAGATGCAGCTGATCAATGCCGCCCGGGAAAGCAGCGAGCTTCTGCTCAACACCATAGAGCGCAGTACCTACAATTCCATGCGCATCGGCAACACGGAAGATGTGCAGACCATCCTAGAGCTTGTAGGGCAGAACCAGAAACTGCTCTCCGTCCGCATATTTCATCCCCACGGCGTTGTCCTCAAATCCTCCCGGCCCAGCGAGGTCGGCAAGCCTGTTGACGACCGGGACTACCAGCTGTTCATCAACAACAGGAAAGACGGCGTTTTTTATCTGGAGGGTCACGGGGAAGTCCTGGGCATGTTGAAGCCCATCTATAACGATGAACCGTGCCACGTCTGCCATGGCCACAAGAGCCGGATCATCGGCCTGCTGAATGTCAATTATTCGCTTGTCGAGACCAGAAAGCGGATCATGGATGCCTCCAAGCTCTTTGTTTTTTCCACCATTGCCATCATATCCTTCCTCTCCCTTGCAATCTCCATGGTTATGGTGAAATTCGTCAAGAAGCCCCTCCATCTCCTGGCGGAAAACATGGCCAGGGTTGAGCAGGGTGATTTGTCGGTGCGGATGAAGCCCGATGGCAAGGATGAGATCGGCCGTCTCATAGTCAGTTTCGATTCCATGGTGGACCGACTCGATACTGCCAAGCAGGAGCTGGATCAATATCATTTCCAGCAGATGGAGAGGGCAGACCGACTGGCTTCCGTCGGCGAAATGGCTGCAGGCATTGCCCACGAGATAAAAAACCCACTGACCGGCATTGCAGCAGCCATAACCATAATAAAAGAGGACTTCGCTCCCTCCGACTCACGCACCACCATTGTCGATGAGGTACTGGAGCAGATCAAGAGGCTCGACAAGACGGTTAACGACCTGTTGTTTTTCGGCAAGCCGGCGCAACCGGAGCCCGCCTTTACCGATATAAATTCAACCATACGGAAAACCCTCAAGTTCGCTTCCCAGCATCGGGGAAGCAAAAATATCGAGAAAAAGCTGGAACTTCAGGAAGATCTGCCACCGGTGTATGTGGACCCGAAACAGATCCAGCAGGTTTTGCTCAACCTGATTCTCAATGCCATGCAGGCAATGCATGACGGCGGAACACTGACCATAAGAAGTGCATTCGAGAAAAAAGAGCAGGACTGGGTTCTTATCATGGTCAAGGATACCGGACAGGGGATTCCTGCCCAGATCCTGGAGAAGATCTTTACGCCGTTTTTTACGACAAAGGCACAGGGGACCGGCCTTGGTCTGGCCATCTGCCATAAGCTCGTGTCGCAGCACAATGGAACCTTGACTGTTTCCAGCGAGGATGGCAAAGGAACCGAATTCATCGTAAGTTTACCGGCCCTCAGTCTGCAGTTTCCTGAAAATCAGGCTTTGGAGACCGCTGCAGCAATATAG
- a CDS encoding sigma-54-dependent transcriptional regulator, giving the protein MRKTRILVVDDEHLIRWSLEQNLKKQGYEVFTAGNGEDALRLVREEQPELVLLDIQLPGIGGLEVLEKVKEFDDEIVVIMLTAHGGLETAVNTMRMGAYDYINKPFNLDELSIVIKKALETSDLRREVVQLRSEHKKLGPPKIIGTSKHMKNVLDMMGKVAKSEASTVLIQGESGTGKELVAKWIHYQSSRAEKPFVAINCAAVPATLLESELFGHEKGAFTDAKTAKKGLFELADGGTVFLDEIGDMEMGMQAKLLRFLEDRTFRRIGGAKVISVDVRIISATNKELLKAIEEKSFRNDLYYRLQVIPIFLPALRERRDDIIQLANFFMESFGREFNKSVKSISSMAEKMLIDYSWPGNIRELKNVIERAIILGTEDTLLIENLPLEIIAKSSASTVPVSTFKLPPEGVDIEEVEKELIRQSLEITDWNQSKAAKKLNLGIDAFRYRMKKFGFLK; this is encoded by the coding sequence TTGAGAAAGACAAGAATACTGGTGGTTGATGATGAGCACTTGATCCGTTGGTCACTGGAACAGAATCTGAAAAAGCAGGGTTATGAAGTCTTTACCGCCGGCAATGGTGAAGATGCTCTTCGTCTGGTGCGTGAGGAGCAACCTGAGCTGGTACTGCTTGATATTCAACTGCCCGGCATTGGCGGACTTGAGGTTCTGGAAAAGGTCAAGGAATTCGATGACGAGATAGTAGTCATCATGCTCACGGCCCATGGCGGTCTGGAAACAGCCGTAAACACCATGCGTATGGGCGCCTACGATTATATCAACAAGCCCTTTAACCTGGATGAGCTCTCCATTGTCATAAAGAAGGCGCTGGAAACTTCCGATCTGCGTCGCGAAGTAGTTCAGTTGAGAAGTGAGCACAAAAAGCTGGGTCCCCCAAAGATTATCGGTACCAGCAAGCATATGAAAAATGTTTTGGACATGATGGGCAAGGTTGCCAAGAGTGAAGCATCCACCGTCCTCATTCAGGGTGAATCGGGTACCGGCAAGGAGCTGGTCGCAAAATGGATCCATTATCAGTCCAGCCGTGCAGAAAAACCCTTTGTCGCTATAAATTGTGCGGCCGTCCCGGCAACCCTTCTGGAGAGTGAGCTTTTCGGCCATGAAAAGGGGGCCTTTACCGATGCCAAAACCGCAAAAAAAGGGCTGTTTGAACTTGCCGATGGAGGGACCGTATTTCTCGATGAGATCGGCGATATGGAGATGGGGATGCAGGCAAAGCTCCTCAGATTCCTTGAGGACAGAACCTTCAGGCGCATCGGTGGCGCCAAGGTTATATCTGTCGATGTGCGGATTATTTCAGCGACCAACAAGGAGCTACTCAAGGCCATCGAAGAGAAGTCTTTCCGCAACGACCTCTACTACCGGTTGCAAGTGATCCCTATTTTCCTTCCTGCTTTGAGGGAGAGGAGGGACGATATCATCCAACTTGCCAATTTCTTCATGGAATCCTTCGGCAGGGAATTCAACAAGTCGGTAAAATCCATCTCAAGCATGGCTGAAAAGATGCTCATTGATTATAGCTGGCCAGGCAATATCAGAGAACTTAAAAATGTTATTGAACGGGCTATCATCCTTGGGACCGAGGACACCCTGCTCATCGAAAATCTGCCGCTTGAGATAATTGCGAAAAGTTCCGCATCCACAGTGCCAGTTTCTACGTTCAAACTGCCACCAGAAGGGGTTGATATCGAAGAGGTAGAAAAAGAACTCATAAGGCAATCGCTGGAGATAACCGATTGGAATCAATCAAAGGCCGCCAAAAAACTTAACCTGGGCATAGATGCTTTCAGGTACCGCATGAAGAAATTTGGTTTTTTAAAATAA